The Phycisphaeraceae bacterium genome has a window encoding:
- the rny gene encoding ribonuclease Y has protein sequence MDLSPILLAFLDPWPMAALGVVVGLVLGVLGLILITGRTLAAARRESGEIIRRAEADGEAARQRIELEAEKKAQQRRSELEAALARDRAEIRDEQSKLAKRLDTLDSKLSLVAEREKRLDDRETALREHETELERTRAEVADLRTSLKARLQQVSGLTEKQAHDLYMEEVRRDAEHEANRLTQEILEKAEADARDRSREITLMAIQRFAAEHVADSTVRSVKVPTDEMKGRIIGREGRNIRALEKATGVDILVDDTPGVIAVSCFDPIRRAIAAETLQKLVADGRVHPSRIEEMVEKVRAEMTERINKIGNEAIIEADVRGLHPKIVEAMGKLHFRTSYGQNVLRHSIEVAFISQMIADQLGLNGRIARRCGFLHDIGKAMDHEMEGGHPAIGMEFARKYGEKSEAVLNAIGGHHGDIESTTPYTPIVMAADAISGARPGARRESMEMYIKRLEQLEGIAREQPHVTEAHAIQAGREVRVIVDAKRATDEDAFTISRNIAKAVEEQMTFPGEIKVTVLREVRAEAVAR, from the coding sequence GTGGACCTGTCACCCATCCTTCTCGCCTTCCTCGACCCCTGGCCCATGGCCGCCCTCGGCGTGGTCGTCGGCCTGGTGTTGGGCGTCCTGGGCCTGATCCTCATCACGGGCCGCACCCTGGCCGCCGCCCGGCGCGAATCGGGCGAGATCATCCGCCGCGCCGAGGCCGATGGCGAAGCCGCCCGTCAGCGCATCGAACTCGAGGCCGAGAAGAAAGCCCAGCAGCGTCGAAGCGAACTTGAAGCCGCCCTGGCCAGGGACCGAGCCGAGATCAGGGACGAGCAATCCAAGCTGGCCAAGCGGCTCGACACGCTCGACAGCAAGCTCTCCCTCGTGGCGGAGCGCGAGAAGCGCCTGGACGACCGCGAAACCGCCCTGCGCGAGCACGAGACGGAGCTGGAGCGCACCCGCGCCGAGGTCGCCGACCTGCGGACCTCGCTCAAGGCCCGGCTGCAGCAGGTCTCCGGTCTTACCGAAAAGCAGGCCCACGACCTGTACATGGAGGAAGTCCGACGCGACGCCGAGCACGAGGCCAACCGGCTCACGCAGGAGATTCTCGAAAAGGCCGAAGCCGACGCCCGCGACCGCAGCCGCGAGATCACGCTCATGGCCATCCAGCGCTTCGCCGCGGAGCACGTGGCCGACTCCACCGTGCGATCCGTGAAGGTGCCGACGGACGAGATGAAGGGCCGCATCATCGGGCGCGAGGGCCGCAACATCCGCGCCCTGGAGAAGGCCACCGGCGTGGACATTCTCGTCGACGACACGCCGGGCGTCATCGCCGTTTCCTGCTTCGACCCGATCCGCCGGGCCATCGCCGCCGAAACCCTTCAGAAACTCGTCGCCGACGGGCGCGTGCATCCCTCCCGCATCGAGGAGATGGTCGAGAAGGTCCGCGCCGAGATGACCGAGCGCATCAACAAGATCGGCAACGAGGCCATCATCGAGGCCGACGTGCGCGGGCTGCACCCCAAGATCGTCGAGGCCATGGGCAAGCTGCACTTCCGCACCAGTTACGGCCAGAACGTGCTGCGCCACTCCATCGAGGTCGCCTTCATCAGCCAGATGATCGCCGATCAACTGGGCCTCAACGGGCGCATCGCCCGCCGCTGCGGCTTCCTGCACGACATCGGCAAGGCCATGGACCACGAGATGGAGGGCGGCCACCCCGCCATCGGCATGGAGTTCGCCCGCAAGTACGGCGAGAAGTCCGAAGCCGTGCTCAACGCCATCGGCGGGCACCACGGCGACATCGAGTCCACCACGCCCTACACGCCCATCGTCATGGCGGCCGACGCCATCTCCGGCGCCCGTCCGGGGGCCCGCCGCGAGAGCATGGAGATGTACATCAAGCGTCTGGAGCAGCTGGAGGGCATCGCCCGCGAGCAGCCGCACGTGACCGAGGCCCACGCCATCCAGGCCGGGCGCGAGGTGCGCGTGATCGTGGATGCCAAGCGCGCCACCGATGAGGACGCCTTCACGATTTCACGCAACATCGCCAAGGCGGTGGAGGAGCAGATGACCTTCCCCGGCGAGATCAAGGTGACGGTGCTGCGCGAGGTGCGGGCGGAGGCGGTGGCGCGGTGA
- a CDS encoding ABC transporter permease subunit, translating into MPAFLNWLLRLLPTNPICMRLVQGGSQRMRHFYIRVGYLTVLMAALFLLILGGSSDTTFTALATKGAQAFYIVSYMQLGLICLLTPVFMAGAIAQEANPRTWDILLTTPLNNLQIVLGNLFGRLFFILALLFSTLPLFVAVQFFGGVPGESIFLSYMIAAAAALFVAAVAVTLSVTRTAGRRAVFVFYITVVMYLFVTYAIDYQLRQPQATGSATMLTTWITPLNPFLVIEVLLRSNTYAPHNFTGVEASWLAKFWLGTPIAAFAWLSIGSSVLLVAFSTIRLRVIGAKLGAVPWYRRMFGLGARDSTERPPRHVGANPIVWREAVARGATLTAVLSRWGFAGLGLTVALIAIALLHTGSLSPDQFRSALVVIVAAEIVIITLTALNMSATAVSKEREDGSLDILLTTPIQPGPYLYGKLRGLVQFLIPMLCVPVGTLLLAGLYVLFGGLGNGGAVSVPTNWGTANATLPVMLPEGAIAMPLALVPFIAFCVMVGLQWSIRSKGTIGSVIAAVGIVIAIGGVVGLCGMFAGNTLGPLGPILSAFNPINLVIGIVTPHLGFSDALGSGRSSDILSARITLVVGAALAAGVYVLVVYAMHTNMKRTFHMTVRRLAGQK; encoded by the coding sequence ATGCCTGCCTTCCTGAACTGGCTTCTGCGGCTGCTGCCCACCAATCCCATCTGCATGCGCCTGGTGCAGGGCGGCTCGCAGCGGATGCGGCACTTCTACATCCGCGTGGGGTACCTCACGGTGCTGATGGCCGCGCTCTTCCTGCTGATTCTGGGCGGCAGCTCCGACACCACCTTCACCGCGCTGGCGACCAAGGGGGCGCAGGCGTTCTACATCGTCTCCTACATGCAACTGGGGCTGATCTGCCTGCTGACGCCGGTGTTCATGGCGGGAGCGATCGCGCAGGAGGCCAACCCCCGCACGTGGGACATCCTGCTGACCACGCCGCTGAACAACCTGCAGATCGTGCTGGGCAACCTGTTCGGACGGCTGTTCTTCATTCTGGCGCTGCTGTTCTCGACGCTGCCGCTCTTCGTGGCGGTGCAGTTCTTCGGGGGCGTGCCGGGCGAGTCGATCTTCCTGAGCTACATGATCGCCGCGGCGGCCGCACTGTTCGTGGCGGCGGTGGCGGTGACGCTGAGCGTCACGCGCACGGCGGGGCGACGGGCGGTGTTCGTGTTCTACATCACCGTGGTGATGTACCTGTTCGTGACCTACGCCATCGACTACCAGTTGCGCCAGCCGCAGGCCACCGGCTCGGCGACGATGCTGACGACGTGGATCACGCCGCTCAACCCCTTCCTGGTGATCGAGGTGCTGCTGCGCTCGAACACGTACGCGCCGCACAACTTCACGGGCGTGGAGGCGTCGTGGCTGGCGAAGTTCTGGCTGGGCACGCCGATCGCGGCCTTTGCGTGGCTGTCAATCGGGTCGAGCGTGCTGCTGGTGGCGTTCTCGACGATCCGGCTGCGGGTGATCGGTGCGAAACTGGGCGCGGTGCCGTGGTACCGCCGGATGTTCGGTCTGGGGGCGCGGGACTCCACCGAGCGCCCGCCCCGGCACGTGGGCGCCAACCCCATCGTGTGGCGCGAGGCGGTGGCCCGCGGCGCCACGCTGACGGCGGTGCTGTCGCGCTGGGGCTTCGCCGGGCTGGGACTGACGGTGGCGCTCATCGCCATCGCCCTGCTGCACACGGGGTCGCTTTCGCCCGACCAGTTCCGCAGCGCGCTGGTGGTGATCGTGGCGGCCGAGATCGTCATCATCACGCTGACCGCGCTCAACATGAGCGCGACCGCCGTGAGCAAGGAGCGCGAGGACGGCTCGCTGGACATTCTGCTCACGACGCCCATCCAGCCGGGGCCGTACCTGTACGGCAAACTGCGCGGGCTGGTGCAGTTTCTGATTCCCATGCTGTGCGTGCCCGTGGGCACGCTGCTGCTGGCGGGCCTGTACGTGCTCTTCGGCGGGCTGGGCAACGGAGGTGCGGTGAGCGTGCCCACCAACTGGGGTACGGCGAACGCCACGCTGCCCGTGATGCTGCCGGAGGGGGCCATCGCCATGCCGCTGGCGCTGGTGCCGTTCATCGCCTTCTGCGTGATGGTGGGTCTGCAGTGGTCGATCCGCAGCAAGGGGACGATCGGCTCGGTCATCGCGGCGGTGGGCATCGTCATCGCCATCGGCGGTGTGGTGGGGCTGTGCGGCATGTTCGCGGGCAACACGCTGGGACCGCTGGGGCCGATCCTGTCGGCGTTCAACCCCATCAATCTGGTGATCGGCATCGTCACGCCGCACCTGGGCTTCTCCGATGCGCTGGGCAGCGGGCGAAGCAGCGACATTCTCTCGGCGCGCATCACGCTGGTGGTGGGCGCGGCGCTGGCGGCGGGCGTGTACGTGCTGGTGGTCTACGCCATGCACACCAATATGAAGCGGACGTTCCACATGACGGTGCGGCGGCTGGCGGGGCAGAAGTAG
- a CDS encoding DUF4932 domain-containing protein — MTHRPVVTAILMLVTSVAPGREWRPPPYLDPPDAMKPPAADSPRTVDVRIDPRVELMSIIFRLAGNPEYNQGRFTMYLKAIDERFGPHREHPLFPYVRNLRATRGVSYDAVMSMAAHLKDPEQLEELIPFDAPGIALDARWKPDEAREFLRLARDFAATSDFKGFMAEHSGMHAMIEARMKAMLAEHADFAWFDAFFGGRPTATFTLIPAPVNGGQNYGPRVVYENGQEEFFAMIGVWQFDADGLPVFDARVLPTVIHEFAHSFVNDCVAKHAEALKPAGTVIFPKVEQGMRRQAYGNWRTMINESLVRASVIRYILAHDGRPAADRAIAGEMQRSFLWMPGLVELLGEYEADRAAYPTLDSFMPRVATFFDGVAQRLGQPTDDR, encoded by the coding sequence ATGACGCATCGACCTGTCGTGACCGCCATCCTGATGCTGGTGACAAGCGTGGCGCCGGGGCGCGAATGGCGACCGCCGCCGTATCTCGATCCGCCCGATGCGATGAAGCCGCCCGCCGCCGACTCGCCGCGCACGGTCGATGTCCGCATCGACCCGCGCGTGGAGTTGATGAGCATCATCTTCCGGCTGGCGGGCAACCCGGAGTACAACCAGGGCCGGTTCACCATGTACCTGAAGGCCATCGACGAGCGGTTCGGCCCGCACAGGGAGCATCCGCTCTTTCCGTACGTCCGCAACCTGCGGGCGACGCGCGGCGTGTCATACGACGCGGTGATGAGCATGGCGGCTCACCTCAAAGACCCGGAGCAGCTGGAGGAACTGATCCCCTTCGACGCGCCCGGCATCGCACTGGATGCGCGGTGGAAGCCGGATGAGGCGCGGGAGTTCCTGCGGCTGGCGCGCGACTTTGCCGCAACGAGCGACTTCAAGGGCTTCATGGCCGAGCATTCGGGCATGCACGCGATGATCGAGGCCCGCATGAAGGCGATGCTCGCCGAGCACGCCGACTTCGCGTGGTTTGACGCCTTCTTCGGCGGCCGGCCCACGGCCACGTTCACGCTCATCCCCGCGCCGGTGAACGGCGGACAGAACTACGGCCCTCGCGTGGTGTATGAGAACGGCCAGGAGGAGTTCTTCGCCATGATCGGCGTCTGGCAGTTCGATGCCGACGGCCTGCCCGTCTTCGATGCCCGCGTGCTGCCCACGGTGATTCACGAGTTCGCCCACTCGTTCGTCAACGACTGCGTGGCGAAGCACGCCGAGGCGCTCAAGCCCGCAGGAACCGTGATCTTTCCGAAGGTTGAGCAGGGCATGCGGCGACAGGCCTACGGCAACTGGCGGACGATGATCAACGAGTCGCTGGTTCGGGCTTCGGTCATCCGCTACATCCTGGCCCACGACGGCAGGCCGGCGGCGGACCGGGCCATCGCCGGGGAGATGCAGCGGAGTTTCCTGTGGATGCCGGGACTGGTGGAACTGCTGGGAGAGTACGAGGCGGACCGCGCCGCGTATCCGACGCTGGACTCATTCATGCCGCGGGTGGCGACGTTCTTCGACGGCGTCGCCCAGCGACTCGGTCAGCCGACGGATGATCGCTGA
- a CDS encoding M20/M25/M40 family metallo-hydrolase, translated as MFRHARSASLLSIVLALPALGQGDPAVIAKIVKEGKENNQVWNHLEYLSHEIGTRLTGSTRLEIANKWTMSKFEEWGLTNCHLQQWGEIPIRFDRGPSHFKVLRPFAEEIAFTTRSWTAGTNGPVRGQVIRQPQTRQQLEAVRDKLAGAWILTPPRTRGGVVPVGEEPIVGDELAAVLKEAGIAGYITVSRNDLVITSGSWRNLEWDNLPTEVSVMITRTDYDRFNSRLADGEEVEVEINADNKFVQGPFPLYNTIAEIRGTEKPDEVIIVSAHLDTWDGPGSMGTQDNGTGSSVTLEAARILMAAGAQPKRTIRFILWTGEEQGLLGSRAYVNSLSDEEKARISACLVDDGGTNYQGGLVCIEPMAEMLRQAVAPVNAAFPDMPVRIRVVERMPRGGGSDHASFNAVGIPGFFWDEIGSGGREGKNYQFIHHTQHDTPRYAVPEYLVQSSVSTAITAYNLACADTLLPRQPADVAAAPGEERPRGGAGGRGPFEPVDGPVSGTWKAQFTSPAGAATALTMAIEMAADGRVRGSVTSEIGTNPIERGFFNPETGDLRFTITFNGSPVTFNGKVDGRNMKGTMGLEGVFSSEFTATKE; from the coding sequence ATGTTCAGGCACGCCCGCAGCGCATCTCTTCTGTCGATTGTCCTCGCGTTGCCGGCACTGGGTCAGGGCGACCCCGCCGTCATCGCCAAGATTGTCAAGGAGGGCAAGGAGAACAACCAGGTGTGGAATCACCTGGAATATCTCTCCCACGAAATCGGCACGCGCTTGACCGGCTCCACCCGGCTTGAAATCGCCAACAAGTGGACCATGTCCAAGTTCGAGGAATGGGGGCTGACCAACTGCCATCTGCAGCAGTGGGGCGAGATTCCCATCCGCTTCGACCGCGGTCCCAGCCACTTCAAGGTGCTGCGACCCTTCGCGGAGGAGATCGCCTTCACCACCCGTTCGTGGACGGCGGGCACCAACGGGCCCGTGCGCGGTCAGGTGATCCGCCAGCCGCAGACCAGGCAGCAACTGGAGGCGGTGCGCGACAAGCTGGCCGGGGCATGGATCCTCACGCCCCCGCGCACCCGTGGAGGAGTCGTGCCGGTGGGTGAGGAGCCGATCGTGGGCGACGAACTCGCCGCTGTGCTCAAGGAGGCGGGTATCGCCGGGTACATCACCGTCAGCCGAAATGACCTGGTCATCACCTCCGGCTCGTGGCGCAACCTGGAGTGGGACAACCTGCCCACGGAAGTGAGCGTCATGATCACCCGGACCGACTATGACCGGTTCAACAGTCGCCTGGCGGATGGCGAAGAGGTCGAGGTCGAGATCAACGCCGACAACAAGTTCGTGCAGGGGCCGTTCCCGCTGTACAACACCATCGCCGAGATTCGCGGCACGGAGAAGCCGGACGAGGTGATCATCGTTTCCGCCCACTTGGACACGTGGGACGGTCCCGGCTCGATGGGCACGCAGGACAACGGCACCGGCTCATCGGTGACGCTGGAAGCGGCGCGGATTCTCATGGCCGCCGGCGCCCAGCCCAAGCGGACGATCCGCTTCATTCTGTGGACGGGTGAGGAGCAGGGGCTGCTCGGCTCGCGGGCCTACGTCAACTCGCTGAGCGACGAGGAGAAGGCCAGGATCTCCGCCTGCCTGGTGGATGACGGCGGCACCAACTACCAGGGTGGGCTGGTATGCATCGAGCCGATGGCCGAGATGCTCCGCCAGGCGGTGGCGCCGGTCAACGCCGCCTTTCCCGACATGCCGGTGAGAATTCGCGTGGTCGAGCGCATGCCGCGGGGCGGCGGAAGCGATCACGCCTCCTTCAACGCCGTGGGCATCCCCGGTTTCTTCTGGGATGAAATCGGTTCCGGCGGGCGCGAGGGCAAGAACTACCAGTTCATCCATCACACCCAGCACGACACGCCCCGGTACGCCGTGCCGGAGTACCTGGTGCAGTCGTCCGTTTCCACGGCGATTACCGCCTACAACCTGGCCTGCGCCGATACGCTGTTGCCGCGCCAGCCCGCGGACGTGGCCGCTGCGCCGGGCGAGGAGCGTCCCCGCGGGGGAGCGGGGGGGCGCGGACCCTTCGAGCCGGTGGATGGCCCGGTTTCCGGTACGTGGAAGGCCCAGTTCACCAGCCCCGCCGGGGCGGCGACCGCGCTGACCATGGCCATCGAGATGGCCGCCGACGGGCGCGTGCGCGGCTCGGTCACCTCCGAGATCGGAACCAACCCCATCGAGCGCGGATTCTTCAACCCCGAAACGGGCGACCTGCGCTTCACCATCACCTTCAACGGATCGCCCGTCACCTTCAACGGCAAGGTGGACGGCAGGAACATGAAGGGCACGATGGGGCTGGAAGGCGTGTTCAGCTCCGAGTTCACCGCCACGAAGGAGTAG
- a CDS encoding S8 family serine peptidase yields the protein MNNRFRWLVCAAALAAAVVAVPVRAQEDPPIELQVMIRLAPGYSIDAFNQQYGTQTLRSIVTRNTHLLLLPEGTNEEAWNNALRQNPPPGYLWSEINYDGQDGEGRTGSFYVAGVNARNRYGTQYSRATLRLAEAHQTATGQGVIVAVLDTGVDATHPELIDRLLPNGYNFVDDNANTLDLPDGQDNDGDTLIDESHGHGTFMAGLVAMVAPDAKILPIKVLNSDGHGDGFLFAAGVYYAIDQGADVINMSLGSTYNAKAVEEAIAEAVSKGIVVVGAAGNMAWEEPREYPAMRSEVIGVVAVDENDVKAPFSNYNRKASLSAPGVGIYSTIPTDGQGYQYAEWLGTSPSTALVSGAAALVSQRVAHMPRTISKSLAIRTALEGSSVPIDHLNLPEYERMLGVGRVDAAAAMTHDVSGTWLTGAIIRKGSLVGDGPWQGLIEVGGGQMRVRSVLAGTGNHRMDLIVDAATTIAQPSGIDLKVRSRLSVPAGTARLFLRDFTTNKWVKVDEYALGRTMQAQRVNGLPAGNFIDSAGRIRVMIRHVVTVPPASNYFDSFIDQVQVTVRQ from the coding sequence ATGAACAATCGCTTCCGATGGCTTGTCTGCGCCGCCGCGCTGGCGGCGGCCGTCGTCGCCGTGCCGGTTCGGGCCCAGGAAGATCCGCCGATTGAACTCCAGGTGATGATCCGCCTGGCGCCGGGCTACTCCATCGACGCCTTCAACCAGCAGTACGGCACGCAGACGCTTCGCTCCATCGTCACGCGCAACACGCACCTGCTGCTGCTGCCCGAAGGCACCAACGAGGAGGCGTGGAACAACGCGCTGCGGCAGAACCCGCCTCCCGGCTACCTGTGGAGCGAGATCAACTACGACGGGCAGGATGGCGAAGGCCGCACCGGCAGTTTCTATGTGGCGGGCGTCAACGCGCGCAATCGCTACGGAACGCAGTACTCGCGCGCCACGCTGCGGCTTGCGGAAGCGCATCAGACCGCCACCGGCCAGGGCGTCATTGTCGCCGTGCTCGACACGGGCGTGGACGCCACGCACCCCGAACTCATCGATCGCCTGCTCCCCAACGGCTACAACTTCGTCGATGACAACGCCAACACGCTCGACCTGCCCGACGGGCAGGACAACGACGGCGATACGTTGATCGATGAGTCGCACGGGCACGGCACGTTCATGGCCGGTCTGGTGGCGATGGTCGCTCCGGATGCGAAGATTCTGCCCATCAAGGTGCTCAACTCCGACGGGCACGGCGACGGCTTCCTCTTCGCCGCGGGCGTGTACTACGCCATCGATCAGGGAGCGGACGTGATCAACATGTCGCTCGGGTCAACGTATAATGCCAAGGCGGTGGAGGAGGCCATCGCCGAGGCGGTGTCCAAGGGGATCGTTGTCGTCGGTGCGGCAGGCAACATGGCGTGGGAGGAGCCCCGGGAGTATCCCGCCATGCGCTCCGAGGTCATCGGCGTGGTGGCGGTGGATGAGAACGACGTCAAGGCCCCGTTCAGCAACTACAACCGCAAGGCGTCTCTTTCAGCGCCCGGCGTGGGCATCTACAGCACGATTCCCACCGACGGGCAGGGCTACCAGTACGCCGAGTGGCTGGGGACGAGCCCCTCCACCGCGCTGGTGTCCGGCGCGGCGGCACTGGTCTCGCAGCGCGTGGCCCACATGCCCCGGACGATCTCCAAGTCGCTGGCCATCCGCACCGCGCTCGAGGGATCATCCGTTCCCATCGATCATCTGAACCTGCCCGAGTACGAGCGCATGTTGGGCGTTGGTCGGGTGGATGCCGCCGCCGCCATGACCCACGACGTGTCGGGCACCTGGCTGACGGGGGCCATCATCCGCAAGGGGTCGCTGGTGGGTGACGGGCCGTGGCAGGGGCTGATCGAGGTGGGGGGCGGGCAGATGCGGGTCCGATCTGTCCTTGCTGGGACCGGCAATCATCGCATGGACCTGATCGTCGATGCCGCGACAACGATTGCTCAACCCTCCGGGATCGACCTGAAGGTCCGGTCACGGCTGAGTGTGCCGGCCGGCACGGCCCGTCTCTTCCTCCGCGACTTCACCACCAACAAGTGGGTGAAGGTGGACGAGTACGCCCTGGGAAGAACGATGCAGGCGCAGCGCGTCAACGGGCTTCCGGCGGGGAACTTCATCGACAGCGCCGGGCGGATCCGGGTGATGATTCGTCACGTCGTCACGGTGCCGCCCGCCTCCAACTACTTTGATTCCTTCATCGACCAGGTCCAGGTGACGGTGCGTCAATGA